One Algibacter sp. L3A6 genomic region harbors:
- a CDS encoding YceI family protein, translating to MKNSIKNIALVAFVALFTFSFTTIEKDKKDIKTESSKVVWKGYKVTGSHEGTINIQSGALDFDGDKLIGGNITIDMTTLVSTDLEGEYKGKLEGHLKSDDFFGVETHNTSTLEFTDVKASGKNSYDVTGKLTIKGKTNSVKFTISIYGNKATANLKVDRTKYDVKYGSASFFDGLKDKAIYDEFDLVADLEF from the coding sequence ATGAAAAATTCAATTAAAAATATAGCACTTGTTGCTTTTGTAGCGCTTTTTACATTTTCTTTTACAACTATTGAAAAGGATAAAAAAGATATTAAAACCGAAAGTAGTAAAGTGGTTTGGAAAGGTTATAAAGTTACAGGTTCTCACGAAGGGACTATCAATATTCAGTCTGGTGCTTTAGATTTTGATGGCGATAAATTAATTGGCGGAAACATTACTATAGATATGACAACTTTAGTGTCTACCGATTTAGAAGGCGAGTATAAAGGAAAACTTGAAGGTCATTTAAAATCTGATGATTTCTTTGGTGTTGAAACTCATAATACATCAACTTTAGAATTTACAGATGTTAAGGCTTCAGGTAAAAACTCGTATGATGTTACTGGGAAGTTAACTATTAAAGGAAAAACAAATTCAGTAAAATTTACAATTTCTATTTATGGAAATAAAGCAACCGCAAACTTAAAAGTAGATAGAACGAAATACGATGTAAAGTATGGTTCTGCAAGCTTTTTTGATGGTTTGAAAGATAAGGCTATTTACGATGAATTCGATTTAGTTGCCGATTTAGAGTTTTAA
- a CDS encoding Crp/Fnr family transcriptional regulator translates to MNIKPLLDYIENHVDLTPKEEAFLQSKVVYRQYLKGQYIIQQGDVCKHVCFVISGCTKTFYLDREGQEHVLSFAIENWWTSDMGSFISQTPADYNTQCLENTEVVMFVYDNSEILYTEIPKLERFFRQIVERAYTASQKRIVRSFSLTAKERYVIFKKEYPKIEKRIPQYLVASYLGITKEFLSKIKSQLVQKSE, encoded by the coding sequence ATGAATATAAAACCGCTTTTAGATTATATAGAAAACCACGTAGATTTAACGCCTAAAGAGGAAGCTTTTTTGCAATCTAAAGTGGTTTATAGACAGTATTTAAAAGGGCAATATATTATACAGCAAGGCGATGTTTGTAAACATGTTTGTTTTGTTATTTCGGGTTGTACCAAAACCTTTTATTTAGATAGAGAAGGTCAGGAGCATGTGTTATCTTTTGCAATAGAAAATTGGTGGACTTCTGATATGGGAAGTTTTATTTCGCAAACACCTGCCGATTATAATACGCAATGCTTGGAGAATACTGAGGTGGTTATGTTTGTTTACGATAATTCGGAAATATTATATACTGAAATACCTAAACTAGAACGTTTTTTTAGACAAATAGTAGAGCGCGCATATACGGCTTCGCAAAAACGGATTGTGCGCAGTTTTAGTCTTACTGCTAAAGAGCGTTATGTGATTTTTAAAAAGGAATATCCAAAAATAGAAAAGCGTATTCCACAATATTTAGTAGCATCATACCTTGGTATTACTAAGGAGTTTCTTAGTAAAATTAAAAGTCAGCTTGTCCAAAAAAGCGAATAA
- a CDS encoding multidrug effflux MFS transporter, producing MEKIKKVKFEFVALMASLMSIVALTIDALLPALPEIGASLGATSSSQNQLLITMIFLGIGFGQLIFGPISDSFGRKPIVYVGFVVFIIASIICVTTESYEMMLFGRILQGIGLSSPRSLSTSMVRDEFSGDYMAKILSFVVMFFILVPVIAPMFGQFLINLFNWQAIFYFNLIFGLIIMIWFWLRQPETLPKEKRIKFSSHLFLNGAKEFFKYKESVAFTLVSGFITGSFMVYLSTSQQIFQEQYDLAEMFPYIFASLAISIGFATFLNSQLVERFGMMKIAYYSTLAYAFISILYVVLFSSGQNPSIYTLISFLALQFFAVGFLFGNLRALAMQPIGHIAGIGAAINGFLSTVLAVPIAHYIGTFVKTSVLPLFIGFSLFGILSILVFVVLKRKTRLAAA from the coding sequence ATGGAAAAAATCAAAAAAGTAAAGTTTGAATTCGTGGCTTTAATGGCATCCTTAATGTCTATTGTTGCCTTAACGATCGATGCACTTTTGCCTGCTTTACCCGAAATTGGAGCTTCGCTAGGCGCTACAAGCTCAAGCCAGAATCAGCTTTTAATCACCATGATTTTTTTAGGTATCGGTTTTGGGCAACTTATTTTTGGACCTATTTCAGATAGTTTTGGTCGTAAACCCATTGTTTATGTTGGTTTTGTTGTTTTTATTATTGCCAGTATTATTTGTGTAACAACAGAAAGTTACGAAATGATGCTTTTTGGGCGTATTCTACAAGGTATTGGTTTGTCTTCACCAAGAAGTTTAAGTACCTCTATGGTTCGTGATGAATTTAGTGGCGATTACATGGCTAAAATTTTATCTTTTGTGGTTATGTTTTTCATTTTAGTCCCAGTTATAGCTCCTATGTTTGGGCAATTTTTAATTAACCTTTTTAATTGGCAAGCTATATTTTACTTCAACCTGATTTTTGGTTTAATTATCATGATTTGGTTTTGGCTGAGACAACCCGAAACTTTACCAAAAGAGAAACGTATAAAATTCTCTTCGCATCTATTTTTAAATGGAGCTAAAGAGTTTTTTAAATATAAAGAATCTGTAGCATTTACGCTAGTTTCAGGTTTTATTACCGGTTCGTTCATGGTGTATTTAAGTACCTCGCAACAAATTTTTCAGGAGCAATATGATTTAGCTGAAATGTTTCCATATATTTTTGCCAGTCTTGCGATCTCTATTGGTTTTGCTACCTTTTTAAATAGCCAACTTGTTGAGCGATTTGGCATGATGAAAATTGCATATTACTCCACCCTAGCTTATGCTTTTATTTCTATATTGTATGTGGTTTTATTTTCATCTGGACAAAACCCAAGTATTTATACTCTTATCTCATTTTTAGCTTTACAGTTTTTTGCTGTTGGTTTTTTATTCGGAAATTTAAGAGCATTAGCCATGCAACCTATTGGGCATATTGCAGGAATTGGAGCAGCAATAAACGGTTTTTTATCAACTGTTTTAGCGGTACCTATTGCACATTATATTGGCACTTTTGTAAAAACATCGGTTTTACCATTGTTTATTGGGTTTTCACTTTTTGGTATTTTATCTATTCTTGTTTTTGTTGTTTTGAAAAGAAAAACACGTTTAGCAGCAGCATAA
- a CDS encoding amidase family protein, producing the protein MDSQILKIHQQLVDKKITCTALVQDKLAQLKQNTHNTVNAMLDTMALDLAAKVDAKIANGETIGLLEGIPFGIKDVYMVQGTLTTASSNLLKNYKAAYTATAIQNLLNAGAIPLVKENCDSFGHGSSSENTIFGAVKNAINPDLVGGGSSGGSAVNVAKNYTVFSIGGDTGGSVRQPAGYNNVYGLKPSYGRISRYGLMAYASSTDCVGPIAQSIEDIRIVLNVMSGKDIKDQTSYASAEISQAQILNSEGIKTVGYFKNFIESPAIDPKVKADFLQAIEKIKAKGIEVKALDFFESETLVSTYYTLAMAETASNLSRLDGTNYGNRIEGDTLKETYSVTRSENFSEETKRRIVGGNQVLSQGFSDEIYLKGLALRDTISSNFENDFKDVDIILSPVTPNTPPKIGDSLKDPHAMYLSDAYTVGFSLGQLPTLTVPQGTATGLQITAAKHNDELVLKFANFLKDTI; encoded by the coding sequence ATGGATTCTCAAATACTCAAAATCCATCAGCAATTGGTGGATAAAAAAATAACTTGCACAGCATTAGTGCAAGACAAATTAGCCCAATTAAAACAAAACACGCACAACACGGTTAACGCCATGTTAGATACTATGGCGCTAGATTTAGCAGCCAAAGTAGATGCTAAAATTGCTAACGGCGAAACTATTGGTTTGCTAGAAGGCATTCCTTTTGGAATTAAAGATGTTTACATGGTTCAGGGTACGCTAACAACGGCGAGTTCTAACCTGTTAAAAAACTACAAAGCTGCATATACGGCAACGGCCATTCAAAATTTATTGAATGCAGGCGCTATTCCTTTGGTAAAAGAAAATTGCGATAGTTTTGGTCATGGTTCATCTTCAGAAAACACCATTTTTGGCGCGGTAAAAAACGCTATAAATCCCGACTTAGTTGGTGGTGGTTCTAGTGGTGGTTCTGCAGTAAACGTTGCAAAAAATTACACCGTTTTTTCTATTGGTGGCGATACAGGTGGTTCGGTTCGCCAACCTGCTGGCTACAATAATGTTTATGGTTTAAAACCAAGTTACGGTCGTATTTCTCGTTATGGTTTAATGGCTTATGCATCGTCTACAGACTGCGTTGGACCTATTGCACAATCTATCGAAGACATCCGTATTGTACTAAACGTAATGAGTGGCAAAGATATTAAAGATCAAACCTCTTACGCTTCAGCGGAAATATCTCAGGCGCAAATTTTAAATTCTGAAGGCATTAAAACCGTTGGATACTTTAAAAACTTTATTGAAAGCCCAGCGATTGATCCCAAAGTAAAAGCTGATTTTTTACAAGCTATCGAAAAAATTAAAGCAAAAGGTATTGAAGTTAAAGCATTAGACTTCTTTGAATCTGAAACTTTAGTATCTACATATTATACTTTAGCTATGGCCGAAACTGCATCAAACCTATCACGTTTAGACGGTACAAATTATGGTAACAGAATTGAAGGTGATACCTTAAAAGAAACCTATTCGGTAACACGTTCTGAAAACTTCTCTGAAGAAACAAAACGCCGTATCGTTGGTGGAAATCAAGTATTATCTCAAGGATTTTCAGATGAAATTTATTTAAAAGGTTTAGCACTTCGTGACACTATTTCTTCAAATTTCGAAAACGATTTTAAAGATGTAGATATCATTCTTTCTCCAGTAACACCAAACACGCCACCAAAAATTGGCGACAGTTTAAAAGATCCGCACGCCATGTATTTATCCGATGCTTATACCGTTGGTTTCAGCTTAGGGCAATTACCTACTCTAACTGTTCCACAAGGTACAGCGACAGGTTTACAAATTACGGCAGCAAAACATAATGACGAACTCGTTTTGAAGTTTGCTAACTTCTTAAAAGATACGATATAA
- a CDS encoding DUF202 domain-containing protein, with protein MKLLSFGRDFKPDQQVILRDYLAIERTRLANERTLLSYIRSSLYLLLGSLALYQVKEFPNFKYLTIIGLVFSALFFMIGIYRFSMLKRSLKRLYYMAEAK; from the coding sequence ATGAAACTTTTAAGTTTTGGTCGCGATTTTAAACCCGATCAACAAGTTATTCTACGAGATTACCTAGCTATAGAACGTACACGTTTAGCAAACGAGCGTACATTACTATCTTATATTCGTTCGTCTCTGTATTTGCTTTTAGGAAGTCTTGCTTTATATCAAGTAAAAGAATTTCCGAATTTTAAATATTTAACTATTATCGGTTTAGTTTTTAGTGCCTTATTTTTTATGATAGGTATATACAGGTTTTCAATGCTTAAAAGAAGCTTAAAACGTTTGTATTATATGGCAGAGGCGAAGTAG
- a CDS encoding DUF2911 domain-containing protein, whose protein sequence is MKKTTLLMSLVFVFALLLSTNVSAQKFAKLDKSPMDAAAFPTNYKDANKSIKIIYSRPQLKGRDLATLAPNGKVWRVGANEAAELTLFSDMKLGDSSVKSGTYTFYLIPNEKEWTAIISTDLNVWGSYFYNEANDVARLSVPVTSGDDLDAFSIVFDEADGAINMHLGWGTTRIAVPFTK, encoded by the coding sequence ATGAAAAAAACAACCCTATTAATGAGTCTTGTATTTGTATTTGCACTTTTATTATCAACAAATGTAAGCGCACAAAAATTCGCAAAACTAGACAAAAGCCCAATGGATGCTGCTGCATTCCCTACAAATTATAAAGACGCAAATAAATCAATAAAAATAATTTATAGCCGTCCACAACTTAAAGGAAGAGATTTAGCAACCTTAGCACCAAATGGTAAAGTTTGGAGAGTTGGAGCAAACGAAGCTGCAGAATTAACACTTTTTTCAGACATGAAACTTGGAGATTCTAGCGTTAAATCTGGAACGTATACATTTTATTTAATTCCTAACGAAAAAGAATGGACTGCAATAATCAGTACAGATTTAAACGTTTGGGGTTCTTATTTTTATAATGAAGCTAACGATGTAGCAAGATTATCTGTCCCAGTAACTTCTGGAGATGATTTAGATGCTTTCTCAATTGTTTTTGATGAAGCTGATGGAGCAATCAACATGCATTTAGGTTGGGGAACTACTCGTATAGCAGTACCTTTTACTAAATAA
- a CDS encoding HYC_CC_PP family protein, giving the protein MKKFFHKIMSFVMAIVVSFSTMSFTMNMHYCGDTLVETALFNKAEGCGMKMEKPATKKCSITKKNCCNDEQLVVDGQNELQLQVDQISFEQQVFIASFVYTYINLFEGVENNTSSFETYHPPLVTTQIFKLDETYLI; this is encoded by the coding sequence ATGAAGAAATTTTTCCATAAAATAATGTCGTTCGTAATGGCTATTGTAGTGTCATTCTCTACAATGTCATTCACTATGAACATGCATTACTGTGGAGATACTTTAGTTGAAACCGCATTATTTAACAAAGCAGAAGGTTGCGGCATGAAAATGGAAAAACCTGCAACTAAAAAATGTTCTATTACAAAGAAAAACTGCTGTAATGATGAACAATTAGTAGTTGATGGTCAAAATGAATTACAACTACAAGTAGACCAAATTTCTTTTGAACAACAAGTTTTTATAGCTTCATTTGTTTATACGTATATCAATCTTTTTGAAGGTGTCGAAAATAACACATCTTCTTTTGAAACGTATCACCCACCACTCGTCACAACGCAAATCTTTAAGTTAGACGAGACTTATTTAATCTGA
- a CDS encoding efflux RND transporter permease subunit encodes MLNRSIKFLIENKLVAVLLLALFIGWGTVNAPFNWDAGFLPSDPVAVDAIPDIGENQQIVFTKWDGRSPQDIEDQITYPLTSSLLGIPGVKTIRSSSMFGFSSIYVIFEEDVEFYWSRSRILEKLNSLPSNLLPEGINPALGPDATGLGQIFWYTLEGRDADGNVTGGWDLQELRSIQDYYVKYGLSSAIGVAEVASIGGYVQEYQVDVNPELMRQYNIGLNQVVKAVKNSNQDIGAQTLEINQAEYLVRGLGYVKSVEDIENAVVTSADFTAIKIKDIGKVTLGPAARRGILDKEGAEVVGGVVVARYGANPMEVITNVKAKINELKGGLPSKVLADGRISQLTVVPFYDRTELIVETLDTLNEALTLEILITILVIIIMVFNLRASILISGLLPVAVLMVFVAMKLFNIDANIVALSGIAIAIGTMVDVGVILAENMIRHLDDDALRLREDGTEYTINEVIYNATAEVSGAILTAVLTTIISFVPVFTMIGAEGKLFRPLAFTKTMALSASLVIALFLIPPFAAYLFRKTTLKNSFRYFLNSVLILAGIAIIIYGFWLGLLLVAFGITGLLGVLERLDKKKINLINIIISSIAIVCLLAEYWRPLGFNRSIIVNLIFVAIICFGILGVFSVFRRYYSQILNWALANKVLFLIIPATVLISGFWIMKNTGKEFMPSLNEGSFLLMPTSLPHAGVEENKRVLQQLDMAVATIPEIETVVGKAGRTDSPLDPAPLSMYENMIQYKSEYMRNSEGKRQRYKVNADGLFELKNGMSLRAEQSEAWQSLNAKEQLIEDNNGEYYRNWRPEIKTPDDIWNEIVRVTKLPGVTSAPKLQPIETRLVMLQTGMRAPMGIKVKGQDLKQIEAFGLELERLLKQAEGVKIEAVFADRIVGKPYLLIDIDREKIARYGISIADVQSVLKVAIGGMALTQTVEGRERYAVRVRYPRELRGNPEDIKDIYIPVETGSPVPLSELATIKYEQGPQVIKSEDTFLVGYVLFDKLDGFAEVDVVENAQALFQQKIESGDLMVPKGISYKFTGTYENQLRAEKTLSVVVPLALAIIFLILYFQFKSVSTSLMVFTGITVAFAGGFIMIWLYGQDWFFNFSLFGENMRDLFNMKTINLSVAVWVGFIALFGIATDDGVVMATYLTQTFDREKPSDKKSIRAAALHAAEKRIRPCLMTTVTTILALLPVLTSTGKGSDIMIPMAIPIFGGMVIDITSYFIVPVLYSWREEIKVKRLQKKKI; translated from the coding sequence ATGCTAAATAGAAGCATTAAATTTCTAATAGAAAATAAACTTGTAGCCGTATTATTACTTGCCCTTTTTATTGGTTGGGGAACTGTAAATGCACCATTTAATTGGGATGCTGGCTTTTTACCAAGCGATCCTGTTGCTGTAGATGCCATTCCTGATATTGGCGAAAACCAACAAATTGTATTCACAAAATGGGATGGTCGATCGCCTCAAGATATTGAGGATCAAATTACCTACCCATTAACCTCTTCCCTATTGGGAATTCCTGGAGTAAAAACCATTCGAAGTTCGTCTATGTTTGGATTCTCTAGTATCTACGTCATTTTTGAAGAAGATGTTGAGTTTTACTGGAGCCGTAGCCGTATTTTGGAAAAGCTAAATTCTTTACCAAGTAACTTATTACCAGAAGGTATAAATCCTGCTTTAGGACCAGACGCTACAGGTTTAGGGCAAATATTTTGGTATACTTTAGAAGGTCGTGACGCAGACGGAAACGTGACTGGCGGTTGGGATTTACAAGAACTAAGAAGTATTCAAGATTACTATGTGAAATACGGCTTATCTTCTGCTATTGGTGTTGCTGAAGTCGCTTCTATTGGTGGTTATGTTCAAGAATATCAAGTCGATGTTAATCCCGAATTAATGCGCCAATACAATATTGGTTTAAACCAAGTTGTAAAAGCGGTTAAAAATAGTAATCAAGACATTGGCGCCCAAACGTTAGAGATTAATCAAGCGGAATATTTAGTACGTGGTTTAGGCTATGTAAAATCTGTTGAAGATATTGAAAACGCTGTAGTGACTTCCGCCGACTTTACGGCTATTAAAATTAAAGATATTGGTAAGGTTACCTTAGGTCCTGCTGCACGAAGAGGGATTTTAGACAAAGAAGGTGCTGAAGTTGTTGGTGGTGTTGTAGTGGCAAGATATGGCGCCAATCCGATGGAAGTCATTACCAATGTAAAAGCAAAAATTAACGAGCTTAAAGGCGGTTTGCCCTCTAAAGTATTAGCAGATGGACGCATCTCTCAATTAACGGTGGTTCCTTTTTACGATCGTACAGAATTGATTGTAGAAACCTTAGACACCCTTAACGAAGCATTGACATTAGAGATATTAATTACCATTTTGGTGATTATAATAATGGTTTTTAATTTAAGAGCTTCCATTTTAATTTCAGGATTATTACCAGTGGCTGTTTTAATGGTTTTTGTTGCCATGAAACTGTTTAACATAGATGCTAATATTGTGGCGCTTTCGGGTATTGCTATTGCTATTGGAACTATGGTTGATGTGGGCGTCATACTAGCCGAAAACATGATTCGACATTTGGACGACGATGCTTTAAGACTTCGTGAAGATGGAACAGAATACACTATTAATGAAGTTATTTACAACGCTACAGCGGAAGTATCTGGTGCTATTTTAACTGCCGTTTTAACTACTATTATCAGTTTTGTACCCGTATTTACTATGATTGGTGCAGAAGGGAAATTGTTTAGACCTTTAGCCTTTACAAAAACGATGGCATTGTCAGCCTCTTTGGTGATCGCCTTGTTTTTAATTCCACCTTTTGCAGCGTATTTATTCCGAAAAACAACATTAAAAAATTCCTTTAGATATTTTTTAAATAGCGTTTTAATACTTGCGGGAATTGCAATTATTATTTACGGATTTTGGTTAGGATTACTCTTAGTTGCTTTTGGTATCACTGGTTTACTAGGTGTTTTAGAGAGATTAGATAAGAAAAAAATAAATCTAATAAATATTATTATTTCTTCGATTGCAATTGTTTGTCTACTTGCCGAATATTGGAGACCGTTAGGTTTTAACCGCAGTATCATTGTCAATCTTATTTTTGTTGCTATTATATGCTTCGGAATTTTAGGTGTGTTTTCTGTTTTTAGAAGGTATTATAGTCAGATTCTAAACTGGGCTCTAGCCAATAAAGTATTGTTTTTAATAATTCCTGCGACCGTTCTTATATCCGGATTTTGGATTATGAAAAATACAGGAAAAGAGTTTATGCCTTCCTTAAATGAAGGCTCGTTTTTATTAATGCCAACCTCCTTGCCTCATGCTGGTGTTGAAGAAAACAAACGTGTACTTCAGCAATTAGACATGGCGGTTGCGACTATTCCAGAAATTGAAACTGTAGTCGGAAAAGCTGGTAGAACAGATTCGCCTTTAGATCCTGCGCCTTTATCCATGTATGAAAACATGATTCAATATAAATCGGAATACATGCGCAATTCCGAAGGAAAAAGACAGCGTTATAAAGTGAATGCTGACGGGTTGTTTGAGTTGAAAAACGGAATGTCATTGCGAGCAGAACAAAGTGAAGCGTGGCAATCTCTTAATGCAAAAGAACAACTTATCGAAGATAACAACGGTGAATATTACAGAAACTGGCGACCAGAAATTAAAACTCCTGATGATATTTGGAACGAAATTGTACGTGTCACCAAATTACCAGGCGTGACGTCTGCACCAAAATTACAACCTATAGAAACCCGATTGGTTATGTTACAAACCGGTATGCGTGCGCCAATGGGAATAAAAGTAAAAGGTCAAGATTTAAAACAAATTGAAGCGTTTGGCTTAGAATTGGAACGACTACTAAAACAAGCGGAAGGTGTTAAAATAGAAGCTGTTTTTGCAGATAGAATTGTTGGTAAACCTTACTTGTTAATTGATATCGACAGAGAAAAAATAGCACGCTATGGTATTTCAATAGCAGATGTACAAAGTGTTTTAAAAGTTGCTATTGGTGGTATGGCATTAACACAAACCGTTGAAGGACGAGAACGTTATGCTGTAAGAGTGCGTTACCCAAGAGAGTTACGTGGTAATCCGGAAGATATAAAAGACATTTATATTCCTGTAGAAACGGGTAGTCCTGTTCCTTTAAGTGAATTGGCAACCATTAAATACGAGCAAGGTCCACAAGTAATAAAAAGTGAAGACACCTTTTTAGTAGGCTATGTCTTGTTTGATAAATTAGATGGTTTTGCAGAAGTTGATGTTGTAGAAAATGCACAAGCCTTGTTTCAACAAAAAATAGAATCTGGAGATCTAATGGTTCCAAAAGGTATCAGTTACAAATTTACTGGTACTTATGAAAATCAATTACGTGCAGAAAAAACATTGTCTGTGGTTGTTCCGTTAGCATTGGCTATCATCTTTTTAATACTTTATTTTCAGTTTAAATCTGTTAGCACATCATTAATGGTATTTACCGGAATTACTGTAGCATTTGCTGGTGGTTTTATCATGATTTGGTTATATGGCCAAGATTGGTTTTTCAACTTTAGCTTGTTTGGCGAGAATATGCGAGACCTCTTTAACATGAAAACCATTAATTTAAGTGTTGCTGTTTGGGTTGGTTTTATTGCACTATTTGGTATTGCTACCGATGATGGTGTGGTTATGGCCACCTACCTAACACAAACTTTTGATCGCGAAAAACCGTCTGACAAAAAAAGTATTAGAGCTGCTGCTTTACATGCTGCCGAAAAACGTATTCGTCCGTGTTTAATGACTACAGTAACAACCATTTTAGCGTTGTTACCCGTTTTGACATCCACAGGTAAAGGAAGTGATATCATGATTCCTATGGCAATTCCAATATTTGGAGGGATGGTTATTGACATTACCTCCTACTTTATTGTTCCGGTTTTATATAGCTGGAGAGAAGAGATTAAAGTGAAAAGGCTTCAGAAAAAGAAAATATAG
- a CDS encoding TolC family protein, giving the protein MKYNKNHIKHKVVLLLCSLFFVIQGNSQELETYIATALENNPEIQKFELQYAIATEKVNEVNTLPNTDFSAGYFVSEPETRTGAQRFKVSAKQMLPWFGTITSRENYVSALADAKFEDNVIAKRKLVASVSQSYYNLYANKAKQEVLKENIKLLDTYETLALTSVEVGKASAVDVLRLQMRQNEMQQLLDILSQQFLAEQTNFNKLLNRDKTIAVNVLNALHMPSEDFKINLENLVLHPELLKYDKLFASVEKSELVNQKESNPMIGFGLDYIAISERPNMNFNDNGKDIVMPMVSVSIPIFNKKYKSKTKQNKLQQQEIEFQKQDRLNTLETLLDKAINDRKSARISYNTQVKNLKQAMDAESILVRSYETGTIDFNDVLDIQELQLKFQMNQIESIKSYYLQTTIINYLIQ; this is encoded by the coding sequence ATGAAATACAATAAAAATCATATCAAACATAAAGTTGTCTTGCTTCTTTGTTCTTTATTCTTTGTTATACAAGGTAATTCACAAGAACTAGAAACATACATTGCTACTGCTTTGGAAAATAATCCTGAGATTCAGAAATTTGAATTACAATACGCTATTGCTACAGAAAAAGTGAATGAAGTTAATACGCTTCCAAACACCGATTTTAGTGCTGGCTATTTTGTAAGTGAACCAGAAACACGCACAGGAGCACAACGTTTTAAAGTTTCAGCTAAGCAAATGTTACCTTGGTTTGGGACTATTACTTCACGCGAAAATTATGTAAGCGCATTGGCTGATGCAAAATTTGAAGACAATGTAATTGCTAAACGAAAGCTTGTTGCTTCGGTGTCCCAATCGTATTATAATCTTTACGCTAATAAAGCAAAGCAAGAAGTTTTAAAAGAGAATATTAAATTATTAGACACTTACGAAACATTAGCTTTAACCTCTGTTGAAGTTGGTAAAGCATCTGCAGTAGATGTATTGCGATTGCAAATGCGTCAGAATGAAATGCAACAATTATTAGACATCTTAAGTCAACAATTTTTAGCAGAGCAAACTAATTTTAATAAGCTACTAAATCGGGATAAAACTATTGCTGTAAATGTTTTAAATGCATTGCATATGCCTTCAGAAGATTTTAAAATAAATTTGGAAAATTTAGTATTACATCCAGAATTGTTGAAGTATGATAAACTGTTTGCTTCCGTAGAAAAATCAGAACTAGTAAATCAGAAAGAAAGCAATCCAATGATTGGTTTTGGTTTAGATTATATCGCCATTTCAGAAAGACCAAATATGAATTTTAATGATAACGGAAAGGATATAGTTATGCCAATGGTTTCGGTTTCAATCCCAATATTTAATAAGAAATACAAATCTAAAACCAAGCAAAACAAATTACAACAACAGGAAATCGAATTTCAAAAACAAGACCGTTTAAACACGTTAGAAACATTATTAGATAAAGCAATAAATGATAGGAAATCAGCTAGAATAAGTTACAATACACAAGTAAAAAACTTAAAACAAGCTATGGATGCCGAATCGATTTTAGTAAGAAGTTACGAAACCGGCACTATTGATTTTAATGATGTTTTAGATATTCAGGAACTACAATTGAAGTTTCAAATGAATCAAATAGAATCTATTAAAAGTTACTATTTACAAACGACAATTATTAATTATTTAATTCAATAA